DNA from Chitinophaga pendula:
ACTTTAATAGAAGATACCCAGTCATTAGGTATACCCATGATGTTCATCTGTGCCAAGTCGTAGCTGCCAGCCACCAGCGCCACTGCAGCACCACCATAATAACAATCCTGGTAGAAAGTAGCTGCACCCTCGCTGCTTACCGTTAAAGACTGCTGAGTAGTGCTTACACTTCCCCGGTCATCAGTAGCTTTTATCACCAGGTTATAGGCACCAGCACCTACATTCAGCCAATCATACGTATAAGGTGCCACAGAATCTTCACCCAGTTTGGTCGTACCATTGAAGAATTCCACCTTCACGATAGTACCGTCTACATCCTCTGCTTCAGCAGCTATCGTAATCTTTGAGACAGGAGCGGCGTATACCAGCGAAGGTAGCGGCGAAGTGATCTTCACTAAAGGCGCCTGGTTGATCAATGATCTTACACGAACGGAAGAGATGGAATCATTCAGTTGGTATTTTGTCAGACAAGACACATCATCACGGAATACCTTATAAGGACCGGACAGATCACTGCTCTTATAAAGCAATATTTCATACCCACCCTTGATCTCCAGGGAAGAAATGTCCTTATCCGCAATACCTTTTTGTTGCAGTTCCAGGCGGGTATAATTACCAGGATCAAGCCCGATACCAGCGCCTGCATCACATCCACATGCCGGATACACCGTAGCAGCATACCCTTTACTCTTTCCGCCCTTAATAGTACCTGCAATAGTATAGGCACCCAGGGAAGAATAGTTGGAATAACCATTGGTAACCGGATCTCCCGCGCCGGTGCCCGTTACAGACAAGTAATAGTTACCCGCTGTGATAATAGTATCTATCTGTGCAGACAGACCTGCAGGGTCAGACTGCACGATCACATTACCTTGCTGATTGGATAATGTTACCAGTATATCCAGATCAGCATGCCTGGCCACGGGGTTGAAGTCCAGCTTAATACGGCCACCATGGCTCTTGAAAGTAAATAGATCAATGTCTCCCGTACGGTCTATCACACCGCTTACCTTCACCGTATCTCCACGACCGATTGGCAGGTTAGCCGCCAGCTGACGTGTGTTACCATAATCATCGATGCGATAACCTACACCAAATCTGGAGTCGGTCATAATAGCCAGATCATCTTCCTTGTTATTCGCATTAGCATATTCTCCCTTACTCCATTGCGATATAGGCCGGTAATAACCAACACCCATGATAGGCGCCCAGTTACCATGACCTGCAAAATAGCCTTCCCCCGGGCGGCCATCGTGTCCCAACCCCAATGTATGACCAATCTCATGAGAGGCAGCTTCACCACCCGCTTTAGCGCCACCATTAAACACCCAGCAAGGAGAATCATCATTCCAGTTAAATGAACTGATTAACGCAACACCACCACTTCCCGGAGCAGCTGTGTTCGTCGGCGTTATAATACAACGCATACGACGGTTCTTGGGATAAGTGTTAAACACAGCTTCGCTGGTAGTAATATTAATGTGCAAAGCACGATAATCTTCACTAACCAGCTCCCACAGCTCCCGTACCTCTGCATCCGTCAGGTTAGCAGGCAAAGCATCAATAGGATTACCATTGTTCCAGGGCGTACCGGCTACATATTGCCCGTCAAAATCCAGCAATACACAACCATTACCACCGGGATAACTCTGAAAAGAAAAGGTCTCCGGCAACCACGCAGCAGCAGCGGCCGTATTCCCTTGAAGTCCTGCACCCGCCGGCTGCTCCAGGTTCATACAGATCAATTCGTTTATATCCACACTGGTGACATACGCATTCCCCGCAGCATCCGAATAATAACGATAGGCCTCCCGGGTATCTGCTAGCATGATATGCCCTTTCAACTCATTGCCGGCGATTTGCATAAAGAAGTTAGAATGGGCAACACCACTCACCTCACCGATCAAACGGCCATTATTGGCACCATTAGATTCCTGCACATTTAAACGGGCACGAAATCGTTTACTCGATGATACCGGCAAAGAAATTTCCGGCAATACACGTTGTCCCGGTGTAGACTGCGCCAATATCTCCTGCAATAGGGCACGGGTACTCCCCAGCGGATAAGCTTTCTCCTGCCCGAACGACGAGAGACCGGTCAATAACGATAAGACACTAAGAAGAAAATAGGGTAACTTTTTGTGCATAGAATTGGGTTTAATGTGAGATAAAGGATGGTTTTGGGTTAAATAAATATTGAATAATGAATAAGATTGGTTGAATAATGAATAGCTCCGCCAGGCCTACAATATGTAGACGTAGGGCAACACTGGCCAGAAAGTAAATAAGGAGTTTAACGGGGTACAATAGGACCGTTTAAACTGCCATTACGTGGAAATAATAAATAAATGCGATCTCTTCTCTTTGTCGGTATATGGTTTACAGGGCCGTCACTGGTTCGCTTCACTAAGATACAAAATTTATGATTCGATGGTAGGGTACGCTATTTTATCTGCGTATAGGCATATTTGCCTTTGATATACCGGTTTAGATAGCGGCCTTTTGAGGTTGCATGACGCATATCCTCATAAACCTGCGGCGGTACATCGCGATAATCATATACACTTCCCGATACATAGATCAGTCGCAAGGTAGCAGTCGTTACATCATATTTTATCGCAGCAATGACAGATGATGGCATATGCAGTGATTTACAAGTATTAATCACCAAAAATGATGCAACCTTCTTTCTTCGTCCCTACCCTAGCCCACTCTTACAAGAGCCAAAAGGGCTGTGATCGCTCACAGCCCCTATATCAAACCCTATTCACCGGTTAATCTTCTGCGCTACCATCGTCCGCCATACGGACTATTTTAGGATCAAATTGCGCAACAATATCTACTAGGTCCCGCTGTGCAGCCATTACCAGATTAATATCCTTATATGCCATTGGCGCTTCGTCCAATCCGGAACCGATCAATGTCACATCATTTGCCGCCAGTACAGCCCGCATATCCTCTTTGGATATATGCTGCAATGCTTTAGTACGGCTCATCTGCCGGCCGGCACCATGCGAAGCAGAGTGCAACGACGCCTCCTCCCCCTTACCGCGTACCAGGAACCCCGGCGCAGTCATGGAGCCCGGAATAATACCCATCACACCTTTACCTGCCGGCGTAGCCCCTTTCCGGTGTACAATCACCTCTTCACCATGCCAGACCTCCTTCCAGGCGAAGTTGTGATGGTTTTCCACCTTCGCCAATAGCGTAGCGCCAGTAGCCGCAGCCAGCTTGTTATGGATCACCTCATGACAGGCAGAAGCAAAATCACCCGCCAGGTTCATCGCCAGCCAATACTCCTGGCCAGCCTCCGAATCCAGGTCCAGGTAAGCCAGGTTAGCCGCTTCTTTTGGCAACTTACACAGCTGTTTAGCCAGGCGGGTATAGTAACCCGCAATCGTCGCCCCCATCCCACGCGATCCGGAGTGCGTCAATAACGCCAGGTATTTCCCGGCCTCAATATTCAACACCTCGTCCCGCTCCGCAAAAGTGATGATCCCCCATTCCACAAAGTGATTCCCCCCACCGGAAGTCCCCAGCTGAGAATAAGCCTTCTCATGCAGGGACTTTATTACAGCAATATCCCTGAACTCCTGACGATCCAATACAACATGCTCGGACCGGTAGCTCCCATGATAACCATGACCAGCACCAAACTTAGTATGCGCCATCAATGCCTGCTGATAAATATCCTTATGCGCATAGAAATGAGCAGCCGGTATATCAAAGATGGACAACGCCATCCTGCATCCAATATCGACCCCTACCCCATAAGGAATGATGGCATTTTTAGTAGCCAACACCCCTCCGATAGGCAAACCATATCCCTGATGTGCATCCGCCATCAAAGCGCCCCCTGCCGTCACCGGCAGCTTCATCGCCACCGCCATCTGCTGACGGGCACCTGGATCAATATGATCCGCCCCGTAAATAGCATACCGCTCACCTTCCTCTTTCAATGCTATCGTATCATCCACCGGTGCATTAGCTGCCTCTATGACCTTTGTCGCCAGCTCCTCCAATACCTCGTCATCCAGGTAGTTTTCCGGTTGCCTCACCAACGCCTGCAACTTCGTCAATACTTCCTCCCGCTCCTGCGTAGCAAAATGCTGCGCGATTACCCCCAATGCTAACCCCAGCACCTTTCCTTCCTGGAATCCCAGTGCCAACAGATCCTTACCATTTATTTCCTGTTTCATGATACTTCTCTCTTTTTTTTAATCTACTAATAATTGCGTGACCGCCGCCGTATTCTGCGCCCAGCTCATCGTATATATTTCCTCCCCGGCCGCTGCTTCCGTTACCAATTCCATACCCTGCGCCTTCGCTTTTATCTCCAGCAATTCCCCGATACTGGTCTTGTTACGCAGTTTCTGCAACAACACCTTCACCCCCGCATGATCCATATCATTCGCTATCTGTCCGGCAAAGGCCATCTCCAGCCATATGATCTCGTGACTTTTTATATCCAGCACACCAAATACCAATCCTTTTGTCAATCCCTGCGTTATCCGCACCTGGTGCTGCACACAGGCAGGATCATATGCAACCCCGCTTTTGGCAGATATCTCCATAGGATACCGGCTATCCATCCATCCTACCGACAGGTTCGGGGTCAATGCTCCTCCACTGAAAGCATTACAGGCAAATACCACATAGACCGCATCCAGCTCCTCCAGCTTATCCACCATGATCTCAATATACTCTGCAGTACCTACCTTATGAGGTATAGAGCGTATATCCCCACTATGCCGGCAACCCGCTGGTGATAACCGGGAAAAAGAACAATATTCCAACTTGTCTTCATATAGGATCATACAGCTCAGGTCCATATCCATATGCTGAGCAGGTAATCCGGTTCCCCACTGCATGAACAAACGCACCCGGTCTCCCTGCAACGCGAACCTCGTACCCATTAATGCTGCAGGCATATCCTGCACCTGCTCACTCCGGTCTCCTATCGCCAACGGAATATTATACAACATCGGCTCTATATACATCCGCTTACCTTCCTGCCGTTCCTTTGCAAAACGCTGCGCCATCCGTTCCTTGTACAAACCATCCACCGCCTTCCGCATCGCCACCAACTCCTTCTCTTCATACAAAGACAATAACCTGTTTGCCGGTATACGCTTATTAGTACCTCCCAGCGGCTTTACCACCCGGTCGTTCTTTTTATCAAAATACTGATCAGCATACATACCCAACGTCAGCAACAGACGGGCAGGCACCTTATCCGCAATCTCAGAGAAAGCAGCAACTACCCGCTCCGCACCAAACCATAACATATTGGCAAACAAACTACGGGCAAATAACCCCGGACGCTGCTTTAACAAATACATCGCACTCTCCACATCCATTCGCAAACGGAAATGTTCCACTCTTCCTCCCCACACTTCATAATTACCATTATAGAAATGATCCAGTAATGCACGTAACTTATCCATACCAGCCCGTTTGCTGTACTCCGGCAACCGTAATGCTCTTATAAAGCGTATCCACATTCCTCTCCGGCTATGCATCACCTCACACATCTGCGGCACCTCCATCTCCAATCCATTCAGCCACTGAGCCACCATCATACACTGCGCACGGTTATATTTCAACTTCAATGCCGCCTTCGCCTGCAGGCGATCTGATGCCCCCTGCTCGCCTGGCACACGCAGGTACCGGTTGTTACGAACCTTACGCTCCACAATAGTTTTAGGTGCAATCAACTGATAGAACCCGGTATGCTTATACCACAAGTAACGCAACACATCCGTAGGAGTAACAAAACAGAATTGTACCTTGTCCGCCTGCCCCATCTCCACGTACTTATCAATCACCACCATCAACGTCTCCTTCATCCCGATCTTCACAACCGGCAATGGCAGTACAGATAATAATAACCGCAAACTATCCAGCTGCGTAGCATCCAGCGCTGTCTTCGATATCAACAGATCCCGCAGGAACCCAGTCTCAGCTTCCTCATCCCAAAAAGATAATAAACGCTCCACACTATGCTGCTTACCACTGCATTTCAATTGCGCAAAAACAAAAGGCGTCCCGCAATAAGGACATCCATTATAACGCTCCAGCGCAAAAGTATTGGCCGGTATCACATGCCCGCAAGGCAATTTCGTTCCACCTGTCTTGAACGCATTCGCAAAAAATGTGATCACATGATCCGCCCATCCTTCCTCCGTAGCTACATCCCATCCCTTTACCAATGGCGTCCAGTTCTTATCCACTCCCATCACCTCCCGGAATACCTCCAGTATAGTCGCCTGATAACCAGGCGTAGTGCCATTCAATATATGCAGCAACTCCTCCGTTACCGCATAACCCAGCTTCGACAAATTAGCCACCAGCAAAGAAGTAGTCGGCGTGATCTCCTTTGCACCCCCTACCCGCACACCCTGTGGTATATATATCGCCCGCTGACGAAGTCCTGCCTTTAATAATTGGTTCATAATCTCTTTTTAATATGATTAGATAATCTTGCTGCTAATACAATTTGGTGTTGTTCAGGAAGTAAGCAACAATTGACCTGAATCAGCTAAGCAGGTTGGACTCGAACCAACAACCCATGTAACCCCTTTTGACGTAAGTGTCGTTTGACCAGGTCACTTATTTTATCATAAGTTAGGCTAAATGATCATACAGTACATCATAAACCTGGTAATTATCACACTATTAGACATTGCTCTACCAATTGAGCTACTGCTTAGTTACCAAAGCGATAATTGTGGAAGTTGTGTATCAAAAACATGGAAGTAACTTCTGCTTGACCGCTTCGATAATGCAAATATGCAAGAGGAAGTGCGCGAAGCAAGTGCGCAGATATGGGAAAGAAGGAAAATAATTTACAAATATTTGATAACCAATATTATAAAATCAAAAATAGGAAGAGAGAGAGAAAAGAAATTAAAAGTACGCAAATGTACTGCGCAGATACTTTAGTATATTTACCCCATCATCAACAACACTATCATGTCCGTCAACAAACTCGCCCTCATCCGCTACAAAACCATCGACGACTGCCTCCGCAACAAATACAAAAAATGGACCCTCGATACCCTCATCGATAAAGTCAGCTCCGTCCTCTACGAACAAGAAGGTATCACCTCCGGCGTCTCCAAACGTACCATCCAGGCCGATATCCAACTCATGCGCAGCGACAAACTCGGATACAACGCCCCCATCATCGTCAAAGAAAAAAAATACTACTGCTACGACGACCCTAACTACAGCATCACCAACACCCCCATCAATAACGCCGACGTCGACAAAATGAAAGAAATCGTCGCCATCCTCAAACAATTCAATGGATTCAACTACTTCCAGGACATGAGCGACATGATCGCCCGCCTCGAAAACAATATATATAGATCCACCCACCAAAACCAAACATTCATCCAATTCGAAAATAATCACCTCCTCCGAGGCCTCCAACACATATCCCCCCTCTATCAAGCCATCCTCAATAAAACCACCCTCCTCATCGAATACCAATCCTTTAAGGCACAAAATGCCCAACATGCCACATACTACCCCTACCTACTCAAAGAATACCGCAACAGATGGTTCCTTATCGCACGCCCACAAAAAAATACCGCCCTCATCACCCTCGCCCTCGATCGCATCATCACCTTCCACGAACTAACAAAAGTACCCTTCATCGAATATAATGGCCCCGACTTCGAAACCTACTACAGCGACCTCCTCGGTGTCACCAAAACCGTCAAAGACACCCCACACAAAGTTATCCTCCAGTTCGATCCCCAAACGGCCCCCTACATCACCACCAAACCACTCCACCACTCCCAAACTATACTCAAACAAGACGACTCCGGCACCATCATCAGCATAAACGTCGTCCTCAATTTCGAACTGGAACGGGAAATACTGGGCTTCGGCGAAACCGTCAAAATACTCGCCCCCCGAATCCTCGCAAGTCGCATAAAAAGGAGAATAGAAAAAGCAGGCCAACAATATGCTTAACGCTAATTGTTGCCTGCTTCTCTGAATATAAATGGGTAAGTAATCGACTATAGATCAGATAATATCAATCTTCATCCTCATAGTCCTCATCCTCATCTTCCTCCAACCACTCCATATACGCATAATACCAATCCTCCAACTCCTGTAACAACTCCTCCTTCTGCTCCGGAGCATCCTTGAAAAAAGCCTCCACATCATCAATCTCCTCCACAATGTCAATATGAGCCATCTCCTCATCCTCCTCTACACGCTTGGCATAAAAACGTGGCTGCTGCGTATGAATGATATACTCGTTGTCAGCATCCGTAACAGGATCATCTGCGATCATAAACTTGGGTAACTTTGACATA
Protein-coding regions in this window:
- a CDS encoding T9SS type A sorting domain-containing protein yields the protein MHKKLPYFLLSVLSLLTGLSSFGQEKAYPLGSTRALLQEILAQSTPGQRVLPEISLPVSSSKRFRARLNVQESNGANNGRLIGEVSGVAHSNFFMQIAGNELKGHIMLADTREAYRYYSDAAGNAYVTSVDINELICMNLEQPAGAGLQGNTAAAAAWLPETFSFQSYPGGNGCVLLDFDGQYVAGTPWNNGNPIDALPANLTDAEVRELWELVSEDYRALHINITTSEAVFNTYPKNRRMRCIITPTNTAAPGSGGVALISSFNWNDDSPCWVFNGGAKAGGEAASHEIGHTLGLGHDGRPGEGYFAGHGNWAPIMGVGYYRPISQWSKGEYANANNKEDDLAIMTDSRFGVGYRIDDYGNTRQLAANLPIGRGDTVKVSGVIDRTGDIDLFTFKSHGGRIKLDFNPVARHADLDILVTLSNQQGNVIVQSDPAGLSAQIDTIITAGNYYLSVTGTGAGDPVTNGYSNYSSLGAYTIAGTIKGGKSKGYAATVYPACGCDAGAGIGLDPGNYTRLELQQKGIADKDISSLEIKGGYEILLYKSSDLSGPYKVFRDDVSCLTKYQLNDSISSVRVRSLINQAPLVKITSPLPSLVYAAPVSKITIAAEAEDVDGTIVKVEFFNGTTKLGEDSVAPYTYDWLNVGAGAYNLVIKATDDRGSVSTTQQSLTVSSEGAATFYQDCYYGGAAVALVAGSYDLAQMNIMGIPNDWVSSIKVKAGYEILAYRDAGFSGPSYVLGSDIDCMVNTVVNGETVNLNDWVSSMVIRPVASAARIAAIKTDVEKEADRTVLVAPNPVVDRVTVRVIGKANHLYIRVFDINGKETLAPQRIGNGQQLNLSQLKPGVYVISITADQQVITRKLIKQ
- a CDS encoding KTSC domain-containing protein: MPSSVIAAIKYDVTTATLRLIYVSGSVYDYRDVPPQVYEDMRHATSKGRYLNRYIKGKYAYTQIK
- a CDS encoding RtcB family protein translates to MKQEINGKDLLALGFQEGKVLGLALGVIAQHFATQEREEVLTKLQALVRQPENYLDDEVLEELATKVIEAANAPVDDTIALKEEGERYAIYGADHIDPGARQQMAVAMKLPVTAGGALMADAHQGYGLPIGGVLATKNAIIPYGVGVDIGCRMALSIFDIPAAHFYAHKDIYQQALMAHTKFGAGHGYHGSYRSEHVVLDRQEFRDIAVIKSLHEKAYSQLGTSGGGNHFVEWGIITFAERDEVLNIEAGKYLALLTHSGSRGMGATIAGYYTRLAKQLCKLPKEAANLAYLDLDSEAGQEYWLAMNLAGDFASACHEVIHNKLAAATGATLLAKVENHHNFAWKEVWHGEEVIVHRKGATPAGKGVMGIIPGSMTAPGFLVRGKGEEASLHSASHGAGRQMSRTKALQHISKEDMRAVLAANDVTLIGSGLDEAPMAYKDINLVMAAQRDLVDIVAQFDPKIVRMADDGSAED
- a CDS encoding TerD family protein — protein: MNQLLKAGLRQRAIYIPQGVRVGGAKEITPTTSLLVANLSKLGYAVTEELLHILNGTTPGYQATILEVFREVMGVDKNWTPLVKGWDVATEEGWADHVITFFANAFKTGGTKLPCGHVIPANTFALERYNGCPYCGTPFVFAQLKCSGKQHSVERLLSFWDEEAETGFLRDLLISKTALDATQLDSLRLLLSVLPLPVVKIGMKETLMVVIDKYVEMGQADKVQFCFVTPTDVLRYLWYKHTGFYQLIAPKTIVERKVRNNRYLRVPGEQGASDRLQAKAALKLKYNRAQCMMVAQWLNGLEMEVPQMCEVMHSRRGMWIRFIRALRLPEYSKRAGMDKLRALLDHFYNGNYEVWGGRVEHFRLRMDVESAMYLLKQRPGLFARSLFANMLWFGAERVVAAFSEIADKVPARLLLTLGMYADQYFDKKNDRVVKPLGGTNKRIPANRLLSLYEEKELVAMRKAVDGLYKERMAQRFAKERQEGKRMYIEPMLYNIPLAIGDRSEQVQDMPAALMGTRFALQGDRVRLFMQWGTGLPAQHMDMDLSCMILYEDKLEYCSFSRLSPAGCRHSGDIRSIPHKVGTAEYIEIMVDKLEELDAVYVVFACNAFSGGALTPNLSVGWMDSRYPMEISAKSGVAYDPACVQHQVRITQGLTKGLVFGVLDIKSHEIIWLEMAFAGQIANDMDHAGVKVLLQKLRNKTSIGELLEIKAKAQGMELVTEAAAGEEIYTMSWAQNTAAVTQLLVD
- a CDS encoding helix-turn-helix transcriptional regulator; this encodes MSVNKLALIRYKTIDDCLRNKYKKWTLDTLIDKVSSVLYEQEGITSGVSKRTIQADIQLMRSDKLGYNAPIIVKEKKYYCYDDPNYSITNTPINNADVDKMKEIVAILKQFNGFNYFQDMSDMIARLENNIYRSTHQNQTFIQFENNHLLRGLQHISPLYQAILNKTTLLIEYQSFKAQNAQHATYYPYLLKEYRNRWFLIARPQKNTALITLALDRIITFHELTKVPFIEYNGPDFETYYSDLLGVTKTVKDTPHKVILQFDPQTAPYITTKPLHHSQTILKQDDSGTIISINVVLNFELEREILGFGETVKILAPRILASRIKRRIEKAGQQYA